One segment of Setaria viridis chromosome 4, Setaria_viridis_v4.0, whole genome shotgun sequence DNA contains the following:
- the LOC117853104 gene encoding anthranilate O-methyltransferase 2 — MPMSIEQGLHMARGSGETSYTKNSRIQEKAMFQIKPLLEEATREVYTALHPRIMVVADLGCSSGPNTLRFVSEVISIIDRYCKELGIPHDHPQLQFFLNDLPGNDFNNLFELVDQFKRSTTINHEEEARPPYYISGLPGSFYTRLFPCESVHLFHSSFCLQWRSQAPKGLKGTGKTLKDKGDIYITKTTSPSIVKLFQQQFQKDFSLFLKLRYEELVFGGQIILTFIGRKYEDVFSGESNHLYGLLAQSLQSLADEGLLKKEKLDSFYLPIYSPSVGEVVAIVEQNGLFNMNHVKLFETNWDPYDDSECDVVHDSFRSGVNVAKVIRAVMEPLVASHFGETILDTLFKEYAHRVAKHLEKEKTKLAVIVLSMKKLNQSRYPSIVP; from the exons ATGCCCATGAGTATAGAGCAAGGTCTCCACATGGCAAGAGGGAGCGGAGAAACTAGCTACACTAAGAATTCTAGGATTCAA GAAAAGGCTATGTTTCAGATTAAACCACTCCTTGAGGAGGCCACGAGAGAAGTATACACAGCTCTTCACCCTCGAATCATGGTCGTGGCTGATTTAGGCTGCTCTTCGGGGCCTAACACATTGCGCTTCGTCTCAGAGGTGATCAGCATCATAGATCGTTATTGCAAGGAACTTGGCATACCGCATGACCACCCACAGCTTCAGTTCTTCCTGAATGACCTGCCGGGCAATGACTTCAACAACCTCTTCGAGTTGGTCGACCAGTTCAAGAGATCAACGACAATAAATCACGAGGAAGAGGCACGGCCTCCATACTATATCTCTGGGTTACCAGGCTCTTTCTACACCAGGCTTTTCCCTTGTGAAAGTGTTCACCTCTTCCACTCTTCGTTCTGCCTTCAATGGCGCTCTCAG GCACCGAAGGGACTCAAGGGCACGGGAAAAACACTCAAAGATAAAGGAGATATTTACATCACAAAGACTACATCACCTTCGATAGTAAAACTGTTTCAACAGCAGTTCCAAAAGGACTTCTCCCTCTTCCTCAAGCTGCGCTATGAAGAACTCGTTTTTGGCGGCCAAATTATTCTAACATTTATTGGGAGAAAGTATGAGGATGTGTTCAGCGGAGAGTCCAATCATCTCTACGGATTGCTTGCACAATCGCTGCAATCCCTTGCTGATGAG GGCCTTCTGAAGAAGGAAAAACTTGATTCCTTCTATCTACCAATCTATTCGCCATCAGTTGGTGAAGTGGTGGCTATAGTGGAGCAAAATGGGCTGTTCAACATGAATCACGTCAAATTGTTTGAGACAAACTGGGATCCTTATGATGACTCAGAGTGTGATGTTGTGCACGACAGTTTTAGGAGCGGTGTGAATGTCGCCAAGGTTATAAGAGCAGTAATGGAGCCACTGGTTGctagccattttggagaaaccaTACTCGACACATTATTCAAAGAGTATGCGCACCGTGTTGCCAAacatcttgagaaggagaaaacGAAGCTTGCGGTTATTGTCCTGTCCATGAAGAAATTAAATCAATCTAGATATCCAAGCATCGTGCCTTAA
- the LOC140222558 gene encoding uncharacterized protein, whose product MELMERWLLQMAHRTRSGSVPSGSEQRQDLPPPPPPPSLEAILAAQTELLRHIVQGQQQPHGGRAHQQPQVARYEDFLSTQPPTFHKTEDPLDADAWVRTIESKFELLTTPCPDQNKVQFAAQQLRGSARLWWDHYHAMLPADHAVSWNEFKTVFRGNHIPKGLLERKLNEFLALTQGSRDVLHYAQAFNDLCRYAGYHADTDEKKRDRFRRGLSLELKERLNPTKVDTYNELVNLAISQEDCMQALRADQKRKASAALPSPPARRFRMVPPQVPHRPQQSGRWISHPPPPTAPRFPNFQPQAPRPTLPPSRLVNSNRCFTCGNEGHFARDCPRNKHHQTGQNPTANRGRRPKVQVCQGRLNYTSLTELPEGAPVMTVPFSAQTRFSPIHPTACSFALC is encoded by the exons atggaattaatggaacgttggctcttgcagatggcgcaccgcacccgatctggctctgtgcccagtggcagcgagcagaggcaggatcttcctccacctccgcccccaccttcgctggaagccatccTAGCGGCTCAGACTGAGCTGCTAAGACacattgtacaaggacaacagcagccccatggagggagagctcatcaacaacctcaagttgctcgttatgaggacttcttgagcacgcagcccccgaccttccacaagactgaAGACCCACTCGATGCAGATGCCTGGGTTCGTActatcgaatccaagttcgaactCCTCACCACCCCGTGTCCTGACCAGAACAAAGTCCAGTTcgcggctcaacagctgcgtggttccgcccggctttggtgggatcactaccatgctatgctgccggccgaccatgctgtcagctggaacgagttcaagaccgtcTTCAGAGGAAATCACATTCCCAAAGGTCTTCTGGAACGCAAACTCAACGAGTTCttggcccttacccaaggaagcCGTGACGTCCTACACtacgcacaagccttcaacgacctgtgccgttatgccggctatcatgcagataccgacgagaagaaaagggacaggttccgcagaggcttgagccTGGAACTCAAGGAAAGGTTGAATCCCaccaaggtggatacctacaacgagttggtgaatctggccatctctcaagaggactgcatgcaggctctcagaGCTGACCAGAAAAGGAAAGCCTCAGCGGCATtgccgagcccgcccgctcgaagattcaggatggttccccctcaggtgcCCCACAGGCCCCAACAATCGGGACGATGGATTTCTCACCCTCCACCTCCCACGGCACCTCGTTTTCCCAATTTCCAaccgcaggcgccccggccgaccttaccGCCGTCGCGCCTTGTGAATAGCAACCGTTGTTTCACCTGCggaaatgaagggcattttgcaagggactgccccaggaacaagcatCACCAGACTGGCCAGAACCCCAcagcgaacagaggaagaaggcccaaggtgcaagtttgccaaggacggctcaactacaccagcttgaccgagctccccgaaggtgcgccagtgatgacgg ttcccttCTCCGCTCAGACCCGCTTCTCTCCAATCCACCCAACCGCCTGCTCcttcgcgctgtgctag